The following coding sequences lie in one Populus nigra chromosome 15, ddPopNigr1.1, whole genome shotgun sequence genomic window:
- the LOC133674626 gene encoding ATP synthase subunit b', chloroplastic-like — translation MANMIMGTSKPLITLSSSSLPTNSKPKLQIPRLSFPKLLKITKPQLLSLSTSTLKSLSLIAATSLTFAPPSLAEEIEKAALFDFNLTLPIIMAEFLVLMVALDKIWFSPLGNFMDERDAAIKEKLSSVKDTSEEVKQLEEQAAAVMRAARAEISAALNKMKKETQGEVEQKLAEGRKKIEAELQEALAKLDTQKEETIKALDSQIAALSDEIVKKVLPVQ, via the coding sequence ATGGCCAACATGATCATGGGCACCTCCAAACCTCTCATCACCCTCTCATCCTCTTCCCTCCCCACCAACTCCAAGCCCAAACTCCAAATCCCACGACTTTCCTTCCCTAAACTCCTCAAAATCACCAAACCCCAACTCCTGTCTCTCTCGACTTCCACTCTTAAGTCCCTCTCTCTCATTGCAGCCACTTCTTTAACCTTCGCACCACCTTCTTTAGCTGAAGAAATAGAAAAGGCTGCACTCTTTGACTTCAACTTAACACTTCCAATAATCATGGCTGAGTTCTTGGTCCTCATGGTTGCCTTGGACAAAATCTGGTTCAGCCCACTTGGTAATTTCATGGATGAAAGGGATGCAGCTATAAAGGAGAAGCTAAGCAGTGTTAAAGATACTTCAGAAGAAGTTAAGCAACTTGAAGAACAGGCTGCTGCTGTTATGAGAGCAGCAAGGGCGGAAATATCGGCCGCGTTGAATAAAATGAAGAAGGAAACACAGGGTGAAGTGGAGCAGAAGTTGGCTgaaggaaggaagaaaattGAGGCTGAGTTGCAAGAAGCATTGGCTAAATTGGATACTCAGAAAGAGGAGACTATTAAAGCACTTGATTCACAAATTGCTGCTCTTAGCGATGAGATTGTTAAGAAGGTGCTTCCTGTTCAATAA